In Nitrospirota bacterium, one genomic interval encodes:
- the argH gene encoding argininosuccinate lyase — protein sequence MRKKKLAAKAGKLWAGRFTERTHKLVETFTSSLAFDRRLFAHDIEGSIAHAKTLGKAGVLTGREVSAILRGLAAVRTELEKSRFPFVPQDEDIHMAIERRLTELIGPVGGKLHTGRSRNDQVALDLRLYLRQELGRLLEGVTQLQRSLVGQARAHQDVVMPGYTHLQRAQPVLLAHHLLAYVEMLERDKGRLRDALARANVMPLGSGALAGSNYPVDRAYTAKLLGFPRVTENSLDAVSDRDFAIEALAALALVMMHLSRLSEELVLWSSQEFRFVDLPDAFCTGSSMMPQKKNPDVPELVRGKTGRVYGHLLALLTTMKGLPLSYNRDLQEDKEALFDALDTVAASVEVLAALLKGLTVNRKILAGSVNSGYLLATELADYLVTKGLPFRQAHAVTGRVVRACLDRNRDLRDLTLADLRSFSDRFGKDALAVLTVTGAIERKAQVGGTAHKRVAARIKQWEQSLR from the coding sequence GTGAGAAAGAAGAAACTCGCGGCTAAAGCAGGAAAGCTCTGGGCCGGCCGTTTCACGGAGCGGACCCACAAGTTGGTGGAGACCTTTACCTCCTCGCTGGCCTTCGATCGCCGCCTCTTTGCCCACGACATCGAGGGCAGCATCGCTCATGCGAAGACGCTGGGGAAAGCCGGGGTCCTGACGGGCCGGGAAGTCTCGGCCATCCTGCGCGGCCTGGCAGCCGTGCGGACGGAATTGGAGAAAAGCCGTTTTCCTTTCGTCCCCCAGGACGAGGACATTCACATGGCCATCGAACGCCGGCTCACGGAACTGATCGGGCCGGTAGGCGGCAAGCTGCATACGGGCCGGAGCCGGAACGACCAGGTGGCTTTGGATCTGCGGCTCTACCTGCGGCAGGAACTCGGCCGGCTGCTCGAAGGCGTGACGCAACTCCAACGGTCGCTCGTCGGGCAGGCGCGCGCCCACCAGGACGTGGTCATGCCCGGCTACACGCACTTGCAACGCGCCCAACCGGTGCTGCTCGCCCATCACCTGCTGGCCTACGTGGAGATGCTGGAGCGGGACAAGGGACGCCTGCGCGATGCGCTGGCGCGAGCCAACGTCATGCCGCTGGGATCCGGCGCGCTGGCCGGCAGCAATTATCCGGTGGACCGGGCCTACACGGCCAAGCTCCTGGGGTTCCCCCGTGTCACGGAAAACAGCCTGGATGCGGTCTCCGACCGGGATTTTGCGATCGAAGCCCTGGCGGCCCTGGCGCTGGTCATGATGCACCTGTCGCGGCTGAGCGAAGAATTGGTCCTCTGGTCCTCGCAGGAATTCCGGTTCGTGGACCTGCCGGACGCCTTCTGCACCGGCAGCAGCATGATGCCGCAGAAGAAGAACCCGGATGTGCCTGAATTGGTCCGCGGCAAGACCGGCCGCGTGTACGGACACTTGCTGGCGTTGCTGACGACGATGAAAGGGCTGCCGCTCAGCTACAACCGCGACCTGCAGGAAGACAAGGAAGCCCTGTTCGACGCCCTGGATACGGTCGCCGCCTCGGTCGAGGTCCTGGCCGCCCTGCTCAAGGGACTCACCGTGAACCGCAAGATCCTGGCCGGGTCGGTCAACTCCGGCTACTTGCTGGCGACCGAGTTGGCCGATTATCTGGTGACGAAAGGCCTGCCGTTTCGCCAGGCCCATGCCGTGACCGGCCGCGTCGTCCGGGCTTGCCTCGATCGCAACCGGGACTTGCGCGACCTGACGCTGGCCGACTTGCGGTCCTTCTCGGACCGGTTCGGGAAGGACGCGCTCGCCGTGCTGACGGTCACAGGCGCCATCGAACGGAAAGCCCAGGTCGGCGGCACCGCGCACAAGCGGGTCGCGGCCCGGATCAAGCAGTGGGAGCAGTCCTTGCGATGA